A window of Cryptomeria japonica chromosome 3, Sugi_1.0, whole genome shotgun sequence contains these coding sequences:
- the LOC131078600 gene encoding F-box/kelch-repeat protein At1g80440, producing MGDSNPSATDPESEIFGLTYNVSVMSKVKYSAMGSLFPCLPDEIWLECLLRVELNSHHNLRRVCKSWNAALKNPHFYQGRNFLKISEQRICMLQNINGVCKRIALYDMQKNSCKNLPPIPANILRILSCYFVKQKLVLLTDMVAENTRSWIWLYDFSCSKWRQGAQMTRWQTGFASAADEHGGLIYVGGGYGGFYNPVRSASVYNVEEDKWHRLPDMNTYMEDLRGVFADGKFYVLGKPSWPTFEVFDSYTRSWKTLENRFNSMHFLSVFGRLHCLSSRGLIEYDYSQDKLHIVGPLPTEDCEIINFAVVVGHKIFLNKWDPIEIESFYMLAPPNETEGEIKWVGIERLSGLKGSAIHAATQVDL from the coding sequence ATGGGAGATTCAAACCCTTCTGCTACGGATCCTGAAAGTGAAATTTTCGGACTAACATACAACGTTTCTGTTATGTCTAAAGTAAAATATTCTGCAATGGGATCTCTGTTTCCTTGTCTTCCAGATGAAATTTGGTTGGAGTGCCTGCTGAGGGTGGAGTTGAACTCTCATCACAACCTCAGGCGTGTCTGCAAAAGCTGGAACGCTGCATTGAAAAACCCTCACTTCTATCaaggaagaaattttttgaagattTCCGAGCAACGGATTTGTATGCTCCAAAACATAAACGGCGTCTGCAAGAGAATAGCGTTATACGACATGCAGAAGAACTCGTGCAAAAATCTACCGCCTATTCCCGCAAATATTCTCCGCATCTTAAGCTGCTATTTCGTGAAACAAAAACTAGTTTTGTTGACGGATATGGTTGCCGAAAATACAAGGAGTTGGATATGGTTGTACGATTTTTCTTGTTCCAAATGGCGGCAGGGCGCTCAAATGACTAGATGGCAGACTGGATTTGCCTCCGCAGCGGATGAGCACGGGGGACTGATTTATGTGGGTGGAGGGTACGGCGGGTTTTACAACCCGGTCCGTAGCGCTTCAGTTTACAATGTGGAGGAGGACAAGTGGCATCGTCTCCCCGACATGAACACCTACATGGAGGATCTTAGAGGTGTTTTTGCTGACGGCAAGTTTTATGTACTGGGCAAGCCGTCTTGGCCCACTTTTGAGGTTTTTGATTCCTACACGAGAAGTTGGAAAACTCTCGAGAATAGATTCAACAGTATGCATTTCTTAAGTGTATTTGGACGCTTGCATTGTTTGTCTAGTAGGGGATTGATTGAATATGACTATAGCCAAGACAAGCTACACATTGTAGGGCCTCTTCCAACGGAAGACTGTGAGATAATTAACTTCGCTGTAGTGGTTGGCCATAAAATCTTTTTGAACAAATGGGATCCCATTGAAATTGAAAGTTTTTATATGCTTGCACCTCCAAATGAGACAGAAGGAGAAATCAAGTGGGTTGGCATTGAGAGACTATCGGGCCTCAAGGGTTCTGCTATACATGCTGCTACCCAAGTGGATCTTTGA